Proteins encoded by one window of Cyclobacteriaceae bacterium:
- a CDS encoding porin family protein: MKKIITLFNFVLLSSTVFAQTLLPRAGVTLSTSSYEPYADFAEKSEKELLTGFTVGVGYDLFINDRFSLQPEINFIQKGLKRNDISYPDSYEYKLVTEYKLNYLEIPVLVKAKFGGQTKFYVTAGPTVSVGLSGTYSLKSTFAGLPEEPISSKVKFSERPENYDGYDQFADNRIEAGVQVGGGVLLFGKVNIEARYGYSFTGLFDDTDFKNRVVQFSASMPINLF, encoded by the coding sequence ATGAAAAAAATTATTACATTATTCAACTTTGTTCTATTGTCTTCTACTGTTTTTGCCCAAACACTTTTACCCCGGGCAGGTGTTACTTTGTCAACCAGCTCGTATGAGCCGTACGCTGACTTTGCCGAAAAGTCTGAAAAAGAATTACTAACCGGATTTACCGTTGGTGTTGGATACGATCTTTTCATTAACGACCGGTTTAGCCTACAACCAGAGATTAACTTCATACAAAAAGGGCTAAAGCGAAACGATATTTCCTATCCGGATAGTTATGAATACAAACTTGTTACCGAATATAAATTGAATTACCTGGAAATACCGGTGCTCGTCAAAGCGAAGTTTGGAGGGCAGACAAAGTTTTATGTTACTGCAGGCCCAACAGTATCTGTTGGTTTATCGGGTACCTACTCGCTCAAAAGCACCTTTGCAGGCCTGCCTGAAGAGCCCATCTCCAGCAAGGTAAAATTCAGTGAACGTCCGGAAAACTACGATGGTTACGATCAATTTGCAGACAACCGGATTGAGGCCGGAGTTCAGGTTGGCGGAGGGGTATTGCTATTTGGAAAGGTGAATATCGAAGCCCGTTATGGATACAGCTTTACCGGACTTTTTGATGATACCGACTTCAAGAACCGCGTTGTTCAGTTTAGTGCAAGCATGCCGATTAACCTATTTTAA
- a CDS encoding aminotransferase class V-fold PLP-dependent enzyme → MISFYPGPSRVYPKVSRYMQDAYRDGVLSINHRSDAFMEISKKAINGIREKLNVPKGYTIYFLTSATECWEVIAESFVRKESIHIYNGAFGDKWCTYTEKLAPNVMRKPFNREAQLQEDQLKFTKGDLICITQNETSNGTQVGTDTIKAVGKNNPNHLIAVDATSSMAGITLDFSVADIWFASVQKCFGLPAGLAIMICSPRALDRAQSINNRKHYNSMLFLDDMIKKAQTPCTPNVLNIYLLMRVMAEVKEIESVHKTITGRFKKWETFFDIKSNKLNLLIKNHSVRSQTVLAIESTPSLIEKVKTQAIKKGFLLGDGYGELKPTTFRIANFPALRKSEIARLMDFLYDFI, encoded by the coding sequence ATGATCTCCTTCTACCCCGGCCCGTCACGCGTTTACCCAAAAGTTTCCCGCTACATGCAGGATGCTTATAGGGATGGAGTGTTAAGCATTAATCACCGGAGTGATGCCTTTATGGAAATATCCAAAAAGGCAATCAATGGAATTCGTGAAAAACTAAACGTTCCGAAAGGTTACACGATCTATTTTCTTACTTCGGCCACTGAATGCTGGGAAGTAATTGCAGAGTCATTCGTTCGAAAAGAAAGCATCCATATATATAACGGAGCTTTTGGAGATAAATGGTGCACGTATACCGAAAAGCTGGCACCCAACGTAATGCGTAAACCATTTAACCGCGAAGCACAACTTCAGGAAGATCAATTGAAATTCACCAAAGGTGACCTCATTTGCATTACGCAAAACGAAACATCAAACGGAACTCAGGTAGGCACTGATACTATAAAAGCTGTTGGAAAGAACAACCCTAACCACTTAATCGCTGTAGACGCTACCTCCTCCATGGCAGGCATCACGCTTGATTTTTCTGTTGCCGATATTTGGTTTGCCTCGGTTCAGAAATGTTTTGGCCTGCCTGCCGGGCTCGCGATAATGATTTGTTCACCGCGCGCCTTGGATCGTGCGCAATCAATCAATAACCGAAAGCATTATAACAGCATGTTGTTTTTGGACGACATGATTAAAAAAGCACAAACACCGTGCACGCCAAACGTACTCAATATTTATTTGCTGATGCGTGTGATGGCCGAAGTAAAAGAAATTGAATCCGTGCACAAAACGATAACTGGCCGGTTCAAAAAATGGGAAACCTTCTTCGACATTAAAAGCAACAAACTCAACCTCTTGATCAAAAATCATTCTGTCAGATCACAGACGGTACTGGCTATTGAATCAACACCATCACTTATCGAAAAAGTAAAGACGCAGGCTATTAAGAAAGGTTTTCTGCTGGGCGATGGATACGGTGAACTTAAGCCCACAACCTTCCGCATTGCCAACTTTCCTGCGCTGCGAAAAAGTGAAATCGCCCGGCTCATGGATTTTCTTTACGATTTCATTTAA
- the aroQ gene encoding type II 3-dehydroquinate dehydratase: MKIQIINGPNLNLLGVREEDIYGSRDFENYFEELKNRFPQAELHYYQSNVEGELINKIHEVGFSFHGIVLNAGAYTHTSIAIHDALGAIKTKTVEVHISNIYAREEFRHKSLITSKCIGLISGFGLTGYDMAIQYFIKAEL; the protein is encoded by the coding sequence ATGAAAATTCAGATCATCAATGGGCCCAATTTAAACTTGTTGGGCGTTCGGGAAGAGGACATTTATGGAAGTCGTGACTTTGAGAATTATTTTGAAGAACTAAAGAACCGTTTTCCACAAGCGGAACTTCATTACTACCAATCCAATGTAGAAGGTGAGCTGATTAATAAAATACATGAGGTTGGTTTTTCATTTCACGGCATCGTACTCAACGCAGGGGCTTACACCCATACATCAATCGCCATACACGATGCCTTGGGCGCAATCAAAACCAAAACAGTGGAAGTACACATCTCCAATATTTATGCGCGTGAGGAGTTCCGACATAAAAGTCTGATTACGTCAAAATGTATCGGCCTGATTTCAGGTTTTGGATTAACCGGCTACGACATGGCGATACAGTATTTTATTAAAGCCGAGTTGTAA
- the xerD gene encoding site-specific tyrosine recombinase XerD — MWDLHIKHFAHYLKLERSLSANSIAAYVHDVELLKQFTELKKVKATPLTLTTKQLQLFLQYINELGMSAYSQARILSGIKGFYKYLMFEELIEKDPTELLEGPKIGRKLPDTLNYDEVIKLLEAIDLSTPEGGRNRAMLEVLYSSGLRVSELVELKLNNIYFDVGFLRVIGKGNKERLVPLGRDAMKYLKIYIDEIRVHVPVKKGFESHVFLNRFGKKISRVSIFTIIKSLAQAIGLKKTISPHTFRHSFATHLIEGGADLRAVQEMLGHESITTTEIYTHLDRDYLRQVITEFHPRS; from the coding sequence ATGTGGGACCTGCACATTAAGCACTTTGCGCATTACCTGAAGCTGGAGCGGTCGCTCTCAGCCAATTCCATTGCTGCATATGTTCATGATGTGGAGTTACTTAAGCAGTTTACCGAGCTAAAGAAGGTAAAGGCCACACCATTAACACTCACTACTAAGCAGCTTCAATTATTTCTGCAGTATATAAATGAGTTGGGCATGAGTGCCTACAGCCAGGCCCGCATACTTTCAGGCATCAAAGGCTTTTACAAATACCTGATGTTTGAGGAATTGATCGAAAAGGATCCAACCGAATTGCTGGAAGGGCCTAAGATTGGCCGCAAGCTTCCGGACACACTCAATTATGATGAAGTTATAAAACTTCTGGAAGCAATCGACCTCTCAACCCCAGAAGGTGGCCGTAACCGTGCCATGCTGGAGGTGTTGTATAGTTCGGGGTTACGAGTTTCGGAGTTGGTAGAGTTGAAACTAAACAATATTTATTTTGATGTTGGTTTTCTGCGTGTAATCGGTAAAGGTAACAAGGAACGGCTGGTGCCGCTTGGTCGGGATGCCATGAAATACCTGAAGATTTACATTGATGAAATTCGCGTTCATGTACCGGTTAAAAAGGGATTCGAATCGCATGTTTTTTTAAATCGCTTCGGAAAGAAAATTTCACGGGTTTCCATTTTTACGATTATCAAATCTTTGGCACAAGCCATTGGTTTAAAGAAGACCATAAGTCCGCATACGTTCAGGCATTCATTTGCCACGCATTTGATTGAAGGGGGCGCAGATTTACGTGCCGTGCAGGAAATGCTGGGCCATGAGTCGATCACCACAACAGAAATCTACACCCACCTTGATCGGGATTATTTGCGTCAGGTGATTACGGAGTTTCATCCGAGGAGTTAG
- a CDS encoding DUF4136 domain-containing protein has product MPEAPEGNITTLGSNIGKAHFILYIRNMKPILLFLFLILVKISSGQEFQTSTASGVDLLTYETFTVARGSVISNSEQPIDKEAFYKEIRTSIIREMEFRGYKFKDDSTAQLIVSYVIETTVKFDVQQQGRLGQQVVVTNPSSANQTQAWSREFTQGMLILEVEDSQKKSIIWSAEGMMDINRTREGNLLDNAVRSAFRKFPNKNKPSKGSKKKRG; this is encoded by the coding sequence TTGCCTGAGGCTCCCGAAGGCAACATCACCACGCTCGGAAGCAACATTGGTAAAGCACACTTTATTTTGTACATTAGAAATATGAAGCCCATTCTTTTGTTCCTTTTTCTGATACTGGTAAAAATATCGTCCGGTCAGGAGTTTCAAACTTCAACGGCAAGTGGTGTTGACTTGCTTACCTATGAAACCTTCACGGTGGCTCGTGGTTCCGTGATCAGCAACTCGGAACAACCAATCGATAAAGAAGCTTTTTATAAGGAGATACGTACTTCTATTATTCGCGAGATGGAATTTCGCGGATATAAATTTAAAGATGATTCTACTGCACAACTTATTGTTAGTTACGTTATTGAGACCACCGTAAAATTTGATGTGCAACAACAAGGCCGGTTGGGACAGCAAGTGGTTGTGACCAATCCCTCATCTGCGAATCAAACCCAGGCGTGGTCACGTGAATTCACACAAGGCATGTTGATTCTTGAGGTGGAGGATTCTCAAAAGAAATCCATTATCTGGTCGGCTGAGGGCATGATGGATATTAACCGTACCCGTGAAGGAAACCTATTAGACAATGCGGTGCGGAGTGCTTTCCGGAAATTCCCAAACAAGAATAAACCATCCAAAGGTTCAAAGAAGAAAAGGGGGTAA